The Gammaproteobacteria bacterium genome window below encodes:
- a CDS encoding MFS transporter gives MRSIELTDQQIVEQTKTQHRFYPWLIWGLGAAFFFSEYLGRVAPGVVVPELSQEFHVTALMLGALSSMFLWPYIIMQMPVGMLVDRYSSRKLLSGMAALTGIGCITFAMSPGLFVAQLGRFLMGFGASFAFVGALKLATMWFSPTRFGLLAGFTQALGMLGAAIGAGPLSILVVGLGWRYTMWLIGGFLIFIAVLIGLIVRDKTSAHHTEHSSHEKQAHLSFREALGRVLKNPQSWFNGIYVGLIYAPTGAFAEFWGTTYVQHNNGFDKIHAAEAVSCIFLGWALGGPLVGLLSDRIERRKPVMYGSAFFSFITMTAALYWPNLSLSMLFLLMFLYGLANTGVGVSYALAGEINERRVSGTSLAFANMASIIIAAAFQPLIGWFLDLQWDGTSIGGVPVYSVEAYRYAVLALPICLALGFISTFFVKETYCKLNWK, from the coding sequence ATGAGGAGTATAGAATTGACCGATCAACAAATAGTAGAGCAGACTAAAACTCAGCATCGGTTTTATCCCTGGTTAATTTGGGGGTTAGGTGCTGCATTTTTCTTTTCAGAATATTTAGGTCGAGTTGCACCGGGTGTTGTTGTTCCGGAATTGTCTCAGGAATTTCATGTCACTGCGCTTATGTTGGGTGCATTATCGAGTATGTTCCTTTGGCCCTATATTATTATGCAAATGCCTGTTGGTATGTTGGTTGATCGATATAGTTCGAGAAAATTATTAAGTGGAATGGCAGCGCTAACGGGGATTGGTTGTATCACATTTGCAATGTCTCCTGGGCTTTTTGTTGCACAGTTAGGTCGTTTTTTAATGGGTTTTGGTGCATCGTTTGCATTTGTTGGTGCGTTAAAATTAGCGACGATGTGGTTTAGTCCGACACGTTTTGGTTTATTAGCCGGTTTTACTCAAGCATTAGGAATGCTCGGTGCTGCAATTGGTGCAGGTCCTCTTTCCATTCTCGTTGTTGGATTAGGATGGCGTTACACGATGTGGTTAATTGGTGGTTTTTTAATTTTTATAGCAGTATTAATCGGGTTAATTGTCAGAGATAAAACGAGTGCTCATCATACAGAACATTCTTCACATGAAAAGCAAGCTCATCTTTCATTTAGAGAAGCTTTAGGGCGCGTACTTAAAAATCCTCAGAGTTGGTTTAATGGAATTTATGTTGGATTAATTTATGCTCCTACAGGAGCATTCGCGGAATTTTGGGGGACAACGTATGTTCAGCATAACAATGGCTTTGATAAAATTCATGCTGCAGAAGCAGTTAGCTGTATTTTTTTAGGTTGGGCTTTAGGTGGCCCCTTAGTGGGATTGTTATCTGATCGAATTGAACGCCGTAAACCCGTTATGTACGGCTCTGCTTTTTTCAGTTTCATCACGATGACTGCAGCTTTATACTGGCCTAATCTTTCATTATCTATGCTCTTTTTACTGATGTTTTTGTATGGTCTTGCCAATACGGGTGTTGGTGTATCCTATGCTTTAGCTGGGGAAATTAACGAACGAAGAGTTTCAGGAACGTCACTTGCATTTGCGAATATGGCATCAATCATTATTGCTGCGGCATTTCAACCTTTGATTGGTTGGTTCCTTGATTTGCAGTGGGATGGTACGAGTATTGGAGGTGTTCCAGTGTATTCAGTTGAAGCTTATCGTTATGCCGTATTGGCGTTGCCAATATGCTTGGCCTTAGGTTTTATTTCCACATTTTTTGTTAAGGAAACATATTGTAAACTCAATTGGAAGTAG
- the glnA gene encoding type I glutamate--ammonia ligase has protein sequence MSISTVLDLIAKEKIAFVDLRFTDSRGKEQHLTMSTNKVNEALFSDGAMFDGSSIAGWKSIHSSDMVLMPDASTAKKDPFFDRPTISMTCDVLDPLTMKGYERCPRAVAKKAESYLQQTGIADTCYFGPEAEFFIFRDSRWKLDMDHVFSHMDADEASWNTSKVYDGGNSGHRPKIKGGYFPVPPVDSTQDLRSAICLVLEDLGIQVERHHHEVAPCQQEINIRYANLLKMADNLQTLKYVVHNVAHQFGRTATFMPKPMAGDNGSGMHCHISLSKDGKNLFSGNAYSGLSETALHFIGGIIKHARALNVFTNPTTNSYKRLVPGYEAPVVLGYSARNRSAAIRIPHVAQPQDARIEVRFPDPAANPYLAFSAMLLAGLDGIERKINPGDPLDEDMFKLTSIESRNRARIAGTLEEALQALKEDSEFLFVGDVFTKDLLEGYGQLKVLEINRLRTIPHPVEFDMYYSV, from the coding sequence ATGTCAATTTCAACTGTTCTTGATTTAATTGCAAAGGAAAAAATTGCATTTGTTGATCTGCGTTTTACGGATAGTCGTGGAAAAGAGCAGCATTTGACGATGTCAACGAATAAAGTCAATGAAGCTTTATTTTCTGATGGGGCAATGTTTGATGGTTCTTCTATCGCCGGATGGAAAAGCATTCATTCTTCCGATATGGTTTTAATGCCAGATGCTTCTACTGCGAAAAAAGATCCGTTTTTTGATCGCCCTACGATATCAATGACATGTGATGTATTAGATCCACTCACCATGAAAGGTTATGAACGATGTCCTCGTGCAGTTGCAAAAAAAGCTGAATCCTATTTGCAACAAACTGGAATCGCTGATACGTGTTATTTTGGTCCAGAAGCCGAATTTTTTATCTTTAGAGATTCTCGTTGGAAACTGGACATGGATCATGTCTTTTCTCATATGGATGCTGATGAAGCTTCTTGGAATACATCAAAAGTGTATGATGGTGGTAATTCAGGTCATCGCCCTAAAATTAAAGGAGGTTATTTTCCTGTTCCTCCGGTTGATTCCACGCAGGATTTACGTTCTGCTATTTGTTTAGTGTTGGAAGATCTTGGTATTCAAGTTGAAAGGCATCATCATGAAGTGGCACCGTGCCAACAAGAAATTAATATTCGTTATGCGAATTTGTTAAAGATGGCGGATAATTTGCAGACATTAAAATATGTGGTTCATAATGTGGCGCATCAATTTGGTCGTACGGCAACATTTATGCCTAAGCCCATGGCAGGTGATAATGGCAGTGGTATGCATTGTCATATTTCTTTAAGTAAGGATGGTAAAAATTTATTTTCAGGTAATGCCTATAGTGGTTTATCTGAAACCGCTCTCCATTTTATCGGCGGAATTATCAAACACGCGAGAGCTTTGAATGTCTTTACAAATCCCACAACAAATAGTTATAAACGATTGGTACCAGGCTATGAGGCTCCAGTAGTTTTAGGGTATTCTGCACGAAATCGTTCTGCTGCCATTCGAATTCCTCATGTTGCACAACCACAAGATGCTCGAATCGAAGTCCGATTTCCCGATCCTGCTGCTAATCCTTATTTGGCATTCTCTGCCATGTTATTGGCGGGATTAGATGGAATCGAACGAAAAATTAACCCGGGTGATCCTCTTGATGAAGACATGTTTAAATTAACATCCATTGAATCACGCAATCGAGCTCGAATTGCAGGAACATTAGAAGAGGCATTGCAAGCTCTGAAAGAAGACAGCGAGTTTCTGTTCGTTGGCGATGTGTTTACTAAAGATTTATTAGAAGGGTATGGACAATTAAAAGTTCTAGAAATCAATCGATTACGTACAATTCCGCATCCCGTAGAATTTGATATGTATTATAGTGTGTAA